One Anas platyrhynchos isolate ZD024472 breed Pekin duck chromosome 2, IASCAAS_PekinDuck_T2T, whole genome shotgun sequence DNA segment encodes these proteins:
- the FYCO1 gene encoding FYVE and coiled-coil domain-containing protein 1 isoform X1: MAATGGENQLQRIIRDLQDAVTELSKEFKEGGEPITDDSVNLQKFSYKLEYLLQFDQKEKSTLLGNRKDYWDYFCDCLAKVKGANDGIRFVKSITELRTSLGKGRAFLRYSLVHQRLADTLQQCFMNTKVTSDWYYARSPFLNSKMSSDIVGQLYELTDVQFDLASRGYDLDAAWPAFARRTLSSLGSSAYLWKPPSRSSSMSSLVSNYLQAQEFPSSPDANNSINVEHLEGFEEMRVELDQAELRQRELQGRIHQLEMENQELQAAVSFHKEQVQLEKEKNNNYSEENSRLSKMITELQKQCEVSHSTQSTVHDLQKCLHSLELNAVEQQKEYSTKLEQLANSKEDCASKLQEMNRELEASRALVSMKELCIDELKAKLSFAEQKNLDLLAKVDAALEEKGQQATAQCDSALQMQALLEKLQQAEKEKADMQKLSDEHASQLKAAREELQLKEEAQRELESRYNRLAADSKEESERLLGSLETMAKEVDALQKALTLKGKEMAELQTQVMGSLAQVGSLEKNLEEERKEKEKLEEEYSKREGALKEETRSQAEQLELQESRLTKVSQSVCSLEEEKQKLLSEKEHLSQKVKELEEQMEQQNLAVTEMGEESRKLKAENADLQQSKEKMEGKLKNMEASKASLEAEVARLRASEKQLQSEIDDALVSVDEKEKKLRSQNQQLDEDLQNARRQSQILEERLEALHSDYKELKEREETTKESYALLEGELKSAKQHGLQMEKSLGTLKECQESLQSQLTEREVELQGMKNQCEQLRAEAERHRQKAETLEVEKLSAENTCLQQTKLIESLTSEKESVEKHQLQQAASREKEAKELASRLIISEEQLQVNRDEVSRLQAEVLDLRVKLQQTTDEREQVKSELAITETSLGEQKVLVQQLKEQTESLNRNHVQELMQSKEREEVLKKEQETVAHQKAELESNLLNLQEELFKVKQYLDVARMENEENKDLLHRTNTDMAELGIQICALTSEKVLAEEQLAEATKRLKELEEQAAAQQERLKHDISDLRQENKSLQEKLEEAQTHAAAVPSLQTQLETAKKQAQSFQETSQEELSTMKFQMSTEILSYQTKFKAASEECEKVREQLEEQKRQQHAAEEEIADLQAENTSLSRKLDEVREQLSESESARLQKEEEVTSLRELLERTQKEADEAREQALDYSEKLSKVAADKDSSDQKLFAELDDLTRTKQFLEERLIELIRDKDALWQKSDALEFQQKLSAEQRWQGDTEVNHCLDCQREFSWMVRRHHCRMCGRIFCYYCCNNYMVTKPGGKKERCCRACFSKPRVIVDNTDDSGSSVNQEGSPGSLESPLSPEERAFVASEASKPPDDAAFDIITDEELCQVQESDSLHSESQMERDSLDQSVTDLGRIDLQPGGTRPGREIVVRRSWRGCREAEVPGRCHWMRNGWDFLSTYVQDTHRGISAVLSTLFHQLSARHFLILNRVIHSRCYSGVFSEQAHFLRNSTCNSSTYDESEEWQVAQDAEISLLKSGEIMIKLPLTVEEILNFGEGNRELFIKSSTYSIIPITVTEMGLTISWVFSSDPKSISFSVVYQESEDTPLDQCKVLIPMTRCNSHKETIRGQVKVRNSGIYTLIFDNTFSRFISKRVFYHLTIERPVIYDGSDFP; the protein is encoded by the exons atgcTGTTACTGAATTAAGTAAAGAATTTAAAGAAGGAGGGGAGCCCATCACAGATGACAGTGTCAACTTGCAAAAATTCTCCTACAAGCTTGAGTATCTTCTACAG TttgatcagaaagaaaaaagcacattgCTGGGGAACAGAAAAGACTACTGGGATTATTTCTGCGACTGTCTGGCAAAAGTAAAAGGAGCTAATGATGGAATCCGTTTTGTCAAGTCTATTACAGAA CTACGAACATCTCTTGGGAAAGGAAGAGCATTTCTGCGTTACTCTCTGGTTCACCAAAGGCTAGCAGACACCTTGCAGCAATGTTTTATGAACACCAAGGTGACCAG tGACTGGTACTATGCAAGAAGTCCATTTCTGAATTCCAAAATGAGTTCTGACATTGTGGGTCAGCTGTATGAGCTCACTGATGTTCAGTTTGACTTGGCATCACGAGGCTACGATTTAGATGCTGCTTGGCCAGCATTTGCCAG GAGGACGTTGTCCTCGCTTGGGTCTTCAGCATATTTATGGAAGCCCCCAAGTCGCAGTTCCAGCATGAGCAGTTTAGTGAGCAATTACTTGCAG GCTCAAGAGTTTCCCTCCAGCCCTGATGCAAATAACTCAATAAATGTTGAACACCTTGAGGGCTTTGAAGAGATGCGTGTAGAACTTGACCAGGCTGAACTGAGGCAGAGGGAACTTCAGGGTCGTATTCACCAGTTGGAAATGGAAAACCAGGAGCTCCAGGCAGCTGTCAGTTTTCACAAAGAACAAGTacagctggaaaaggagaagaacaatAACTACAGCGAGGAGAACTCCCGGCTGTCAAAGATGATCACAGAGTTACAGAAGCAGTGTGAGGTCTCACACTCCACTCAGAGCACTGTTCATGACCTGCAGAAGTGCCTGCATTCACTGGAACTGAATGCCGTGGAGCAGCAGAAGGAATATTCGACAAAGCTGGAGCAGCTGgcaaacagcaaggaggactgTGCCTCAAAGCTGCAGGAGATGAATCGGGAGTTGGAGGCCTCTAGGGCTTTAGTTAGCATGAAGGAGCTTTGCATCGATGAGCTTAAAGCAAAGCTAAGTTTCGCAGAGCAGAAGAACCTCGACCTCCTTGCAAAAGTTGATGCTGCCTTGGAGGAGAAAGGACAGCAAGCCACAGCCCAGTGTGACTCTGCCCTACAGATGCAAGCATTGCTAGAGAAGCTTCAgcaggcagaaaaggaaaaggcagataTGCAAAAACTCAGTGATGAACATGCATCTCAGCTAAAAGCCGCAAGAGAAGAGTTACAGCTAAAAGAAGAGGCACAGAGGGAGCTGGAGTCCAGATACAATCGCCTCGCTGCTGACTCTAAAGAAGAGAGTGAAAGGCTGCTAGGGAGCCTGGAAACCATGGCGAAGGAAGTGGATGCACTTCAGAAGGCCCTGACCCTGAAAGGAAAGGAGATGGCTGAGCTGCAGACCCAGGTAATGGGGTCGCTGGCTCAGGTGGggtcactggaaaaaaatcttgaggaggaaaggaaggaaaaagagaaacttgAGGAGGAGTACAGTAAGAGGGAAGGAGCACTGAAGGAGGAAACCCGATCACAGGCAGAACAACTTGAACTACAGGAGAGTCGCTTAACAAAGGTGAGTCAGTCTGTGTGTAGCCTtgaggaggaaaagcaaaaactcTTGTCTGAGAAAGAGCATCTCAGCCAGAAAGtcaaggagctggaggagcagatGGAGCAGCAAAACTTGGCAGTGACCGAAATGGGTGAGGAGAGTAGGAAGCTGAAGGCCGAAAATGCAGATTTGCAGCAGTCCAAGGAGAAGATGGAAGGGAAGCTGAAAAATATGGAAGCCTCTAAAGCATCCCTGGAAGCTGAGGTGGCCAGGCTGAGAGCCTCTGAGAAACAGCTTCAGAGTGAGATTGATGATGCCCTAGTGTCAGtcgatgaaaaagaaaagaagctcCGGAGCCAGAACCAACAGCTGGATGAAGACTTGCAGAATGCCAGGAGACAAAGCCAAATTCTGGAGGAGAGATTAGAGGCTCTGCACTCAGATTATAAAGAACtcaaggaaagggaagagacCACCAAGGAGTCTTATGCCTTACTTGAAGGAGAGCTGAAGAGTGCCAAACAACACGgtttacaaatggaaaaaagcTTAGGCACCTTGAAGGAATGCCAAGAGTCACTCCAGTCACAGCTCACAGAGAGGGAAGTAGAACTGCAAGGCATGAAGAACCAGTGTGAGCAGCTAAGAGCAGAAGCTGAAAGACATAGACAGAAAGCAGAGACTCTTGAGGTAGAAAAGCTCAGCGCTGAAAATACATGCCTCCAACAGACAAAGCTTATTGAATCCCTCACCTCGGAAAAGGAGTCAGTGGAAAAACACCAACTACAGCAGGCAGCTTCTCGGGAGAAGGAGGCAAAAGAGCTGGCCTCCAGGCTGATCATAAGTGAAGAGCAGCTGCAGGTCAACCGAGATGAGGTGTCTAGGCTGCAAGCAGAAGTCCTTGACCTGCGAGTCAAGCTTCAACAGACCACTGATGAGAGAGAGCAGGTGAAAAGTGAGCTGGCGATCACCGAGACCAGCTTAGGGGAGCAGAAAGTGCTTGTCCAGCAGCTGAAAGAGCAAACTGAATCCCTCAACAGAAACCACGTGCAAGAATTGatgcaaagcaaagaaagagaagaagtaCTGAAAAAAGAGCAGGAGACAGTAGCCCATCAAAAAGCTGAGCTGGAGAGTAATTTGCTGAACCTGCAGGAAGAGCTCTTTAAGGTTAAGCAGTACTTGGACGTTGCTagaatggaaaatgaagaaaacaaagatctCCTCCACAGGACCAACACGGATATGGCTGAACTCGGTATTCAGATTTGTGCCTTGACCTCTGAAAAGGTGCTTGCAGAAGAGCAATTAGCTGAGGCCACAAAGAGGCTCAAAGAACTGGAagaacaggcagcagcacaacAGGAGAGGCTGAAGCATGACATCTCTGATCTCAGACAGGAGAACAAGAGCCTGCAAGAGAAACTAGAGGAGGCTCAGACACATGCCGCAGCTGTCCCAAGTCTGCAAACACAGCTGGAGACAGCAAAGAAACAAGCACAGAGTTTCCAGGAGACCAGCCAAGAAGAGCTGTCTACAATGAAATTTCAAATGAGCACAGAAATTCTAAGTTATCAGACAAAATTCAAG GCTGCCAGTGAAGAATGTGAGAAAGTAAGAGAGCAACTTGAGGAGCAGAAGCGACAACAGCATGCTGCAGAGGAAGAGATTGCAGATTTACAA GCTGAGAACACAAGTTTGTCTAGAAAACTGGATGAAGTAAGAGAGCAGCTGTCTGAATCAGAATCTGCCCGGCttcagaaggaagaagaggtgACATCTCTGAGAGAGCTCTTGGAAAG GACCCAAAAGGAAGCTGATGAAGCAAGAGAGCAGGCCCTGGACTACAGTGAGAAGCTCAGCAAGGTGGCAGCAGACAAAGACAGCAGTGACCAGAAATTGTTTGCTGAGCTGGACGACCTGACAAGAACAAAACAGTTCCTTGAAGAACGCTTAATAGAACTTATCAG AGATAAGGATGCTTTGTGGCAAAAATCAGATGCTCTCGAGTTCCAGCAGAAGCTTAGTGCAGAGCAAAGGTGGCAGGGGGACACAGAGGTTAACCATTGCCTGGACTGCCAGAGAGAATTCTCATGGATGGTGCGTCGACACCACTGCAG AATGTGTGGTCGCATTTTCTGCTACTATTGCTGCAACAACTACATGGTGACAAAACCTGGTGGGAAGAAGGAGCGTTGCTGCAGAGCTTGCTTTAGTAAGCCCAGAGTGATCGTGGACAATACAGATGACTCTGGATCCAGTGTCAACCAGGAAGGATCCCCAGGTTCATTGGAATCACCACTGTCGCCCGAAGAGAGGGCTTTTG TTGCAAGTGAAGCCTCTAAACCACCAGACGATGCAGCGTTTGATATAATCACGGATGAGGAGTTGTGCCAAGTACAAGAATCAGACTCACTCCACAGTGAAAGTCAGATGGAGAGAGACTCTCTGGATCAAAGCGTGACAGATCT AGGTAGAATTGACTTACAGCCTGGGGGTACAAGACCTGGGAGAGAAATAGTTGTGAGGAGGTCCTGGAGAGGGTGCAGAGAAGCAGAGGTGCCTGGGCGATGCCACTGGATGAG aaatggcTGGGACTTCCTAAGTACCTATGTGCAGGACACCCACCGCGGGATATCTGCAGTTCTGTCCACTCTATTTCATCAGCTGTCTGCACGACACTTTCTCATCCTCAA CCGTGTAATTCATAGTCGGTGCTACTCCGGTGTGTTCTCAGAGCAGGCACACTTTTTGAG AAACAGCACGTGCAATTCTTCGACCTATGATGAATCAGAAGAGTGGCAAGTTGCTCAAGATGCTGAGATAAGCTTGTTGAAGTCAGGAGAAATCAT GATCAAGCTGCCCCTTACAGTGGAGGAGATCTTGAATTTTGGGGAAGGCAACAGGGAGCTGTTCATTAAATCCAGCACTTACAGTATCATTCCCATCACCGTTACAGAGATGGGGCTAACAATAAGCTGGGTATTTTCTTCAGACCCTAAAAGCATCTCCTTCAGCGTTGTCTACCAAGAATCAGAAGACACACCACTGGATCAGTGCAAA GTTCTTATTCCAATGACCCGCTGCAATTCTCATAAGGAAACTATCAGAGGACAGGTGAAAGTTCGAAACTCCGGAATCTACACACTGATATTTGACAACACATTCTCCAG ATTTATCTCAAAAAGAGTGTTTTATCACTTGACTATTGAGCGACCTGTCATCTATGATGGAAGTGATTTTCCATAG
- the FYCO1 gene encoding FYVE and coiled-coil domain-containing protein 1 isoform X3 — translation MAATGGENQLQRIIRDLQDAVTELSKEFKEGGEPITDDSVNLQKFSYKLEYLLQFDQKEKSTLLGNRKDYWDYFCDCLAKVKGANDGIRFVKSITELRTSLGKGRAFLRYSLVHQRLADTLQQCFMNTKVTSDWYYARSPFLNSKMSSDIVGQLYELTDVQFDLASRGYDLDAAWPAFARRTLSSLGSSAYLWKPPSRSSSMSSLVSNYLQAQEFPSSPDANNSINVEHLEGFEEMRVELDQAELRQRELQGRIHQLEMENQELQAAVSFHKEQVQLEKEKNNNYSEENSRLSKMITELQKQCEVSHSTQSTVHDLQKCLHSLELNAVEQQKEYSTKLEQLANSKEDCASKLQEMNRELEASRALVSMKELCIDELKAKLSFAEQKNLDLLAKVDAALEEKGQQATAQCDSALQMQALLEKLQQAEKEKADMQKLSDEHASQLKAAREELQLKEEAQRELESRYNRLAADSKEESERLLGSLETMAKEVDALQKALTLKGKEMAELQTQVMGSLAQVGSLEKNLEEERKEKEKLEEEYSKREGALKEETRSQAEQLELQESRLTKVSQSVCSLEEEKQKLLSEKEHLSQKVKELEEQMEQQNLAVTEMGEESRKLKAENADLQQSKEKMEGKLKNMEASKASLEAEVARLRASEKQLQSEIDDALVSVDEKEKKLRSQNQQLDEDLQNARRQSQILEERLEALHSDYKELKEREETTKESYALLEGELKSAKQHGLQMEKSLGTLKECQESLQSQLTEREVELQGMKNQCEQLRAEAERHRQKAETLEVEKLSAENTCLQQTKLIESLTSEKESVEKHQLQQAASREKEAKELASRLIISEEQLQVNRDEVSRLQAEVLDLRVKLQQTTDEREQVKSELAITETSLGEQKVLVQQLKEQTESLNRNHVQELMQSKEREEVLKKEQETVAHQKAELESNLLNLQEELFKVKQYLDVARMENEENKDLLHRTNTDMAELGIQICALTSEKVLAEEQLAEATKRLKELEEQAAAQQERLKHDISDLRQENKSLQEKLEEAQTHAAAVPSLQTQLETAKKQAQSFQETSQEELSTMKFQMSTEILSYQTKFKAASEECEKVREQLEEQKRQQHAAEEEIADLQAENTSLSRKLDEVREQLSESESARLQKEEEVTSLRELLERTQKEADEAREQALDYSEKLSKVAADKDSSDQKLFAELDDLTRTKQFLEERLIELIRDKDALWQKSDALEFQQKLSAEQRWQGDTEVNHCLDCQREFSWMVRRHHCRMCGRIFCYYCCNNYMVTKPGGKKERCCRACFSKPRVIVDNTDDSGSSVNQEGSPGSLESPLSPEERAFVASEASKPPDDAAFDIITDEELCQVQESDSLHSESQMERDSLDQSVTDLNGWDFLSTYVQDTHRGISAVLSTLFHQLSARHFLILNRVIHSRCYSGVFSEQAHFLRNSTCNSSTYDESEEWQVAQDAEISLLKSGEIMIKLPLTVEEILNFGEGNRELFIKSSTYSIIPITVTEMGLTISWVFSSDPKSISFSVVYQESEDTPLDQCKVLIPMTRCNSHKETIRGQVKVRNSGIYTLIFDNTFSRFISKRVFYHLTIERPVIYDGSDFP, via the exons atgcTGTTACTGAATTAAGTAAAGAATTTAAAGAAGGAGGGGAGCCCATCACAGATGACAGTGTCAACTTGCAAAAATTCTCCTACAAGCTTGAGTATCTTCTACAG TttgatcagaaagaaaaaagcacattgCTGGGGAACAGAAAAGACTACTGGGATTATTTCTGCGACTGTCTGGCAAAAGTAAAAGGAGCTAATGATGGAATCCGTTTTGTCAAGTCTATTACAGAA CTACGAACATCTCTTGGGAAAGGAAGAGCATTTCTGCGTTACTCTCTGGTTCACCAAAGGCTAGCAGACACCTTGCAGCAATGTTTTATGAACACCAAGGTGACCAG tGACTGGTACTATGCAAGAAGTCCATTTCTGAATTCCAAAATGAGTTCTGACATTGTGGGTCAGCTGTATGAGCTCACTGATGTTCAGTTTGACTTGGCATCACGAGGCTACGATTTAGATGCTGCTTGGCCAGCATTTGCCAG GAGGACGTTGTCCTCGCTTGGGTCTTCAGCATATTTATGGAAGCCCCCAAGTCGCAGTTCCAGCATGAGCAGTTTAGTGAGCAATTACTTGCAG GCTCAAGAGTTTCCCTCCAGCCCTGATGCAAATAACTCAATAAATGTTGAACACCTTGAGGGCTTTGAAGAGATGCGTGTAGAACTTGACCAGGCTGAACTGAGGCAGAGGGAACTTCAGGGTCGTATTCACCAGTTGGAAATGGAAAACCAGGAGCTCCAGGCAGCTGTCAGTTTTCACAAAGAACAAGTacagctggaaaaggagaagaacaatAACTACAGCGAGGAGAACTCCCGGCTGTCAAAGATGATCACAGAGTTACAGAAGCAGTGTGAGGTCTCACACTCCACTCAGAGCACTGTTCATGACCTGCAGAAGTGCCTGCATTCACTGGAACTGAATGCCGTGGAGCAGCAGAAGGAATATTCGACAAAGCTGGAGCAGCTGgcaaacagcaaggaggactgTGCCTCAAAGCTGCAGGAGATGAATCGGGAGTTGGAGGCCTCTAGGGCTTTAGTTAGCATGAAGGAGCTTTGCATCGATGAGCTTAAAGCAAAGCTAAGTTTCGCAGAGCAGAAGAACCTCGACCTCCTTGCAAAAGTTGATGCTGCCTTGGAGGAGAAAGGACAGCAAGCCACAGCCCAGTGTGACTCTGCCCTACAGATGCAAGCATTGCTAGAGAAGCTTCAgcaggcagaaaaggaaaaggcagataTGCAAAAACTCAGTGATGAACATGCATCTCAGCTAAAAGCCGCAAGAGAAGAGTTACAGCTAAAAGAAGAGGCACAGAGGGAGCTGGAGTCCAGATACAATCGCCTCGCTGCTGACTCTAAAGAAGAGAGTGAAAGGCTGCTAGGGAGCCTGGAAACCATGGCGAAGGAAGTGGATGCACTTCAGAAGGCCCTGACCCTGAAAGGAAAGGAGATGGCTGAGCTGCAGACCCAGGTAATGGGGTCGCTGGCTCAGGTGGggtcactggaaaaaaatcttgaggaggaaaggaaggaaaaagagaaacttgAGGAGGAGTACAGTAAGAGGGAAGGAGCACTGAAGGAGGAAACCCGATCACAGGCAGAACAACTTGAACTACAGGAGAGTCGCTTAACAAAGGTGAGTCAGTCTGTGTGTAGCCTtgaggaggaaaagcaaaaactcTTGTCTGAGAAAGAGCATCTCAGCCAGAAAGtcaaggagctggaggagcagatGGAGCAGCAAAACTTGGCAGTGACCGAAATGGGTGAGGAGAGTAGGAAGCTGAAGGCCGAAAATGCAGATTTGCAGCAGTCCAAGGAGAAGATGGAAGGGAAGCTGAAAAATATGGAAGCCTCTAAAGCATCCCTGGAAGCTGAGGTGGCCAGGCTGAGAGCCTCTGAGAAACAGCTTCAGAGTGAGATTGATGATGCCCTAGTGTCAGtcgatgaaaaagaaaagaagctcCGGAGCCAGAACCAACAGCTGGATGAAGACTTGCAGAATGCCAGGAGACAAAGCCAAATTCTGGAGGAGAGATTAGAGGCTCTGCACTCAGATTATAAAGAACtcaaggaaagggaagagacCACCAAGGAGTCTTATGCCTTACTTGAAGGAGAGCTGAAGAGTGCCAAACAACACGgtttacaaatggaaaaaagcTTAGGCACCTTGAAGGAATGCCAAGAGTCACTCCAGTCACAGCTCACAGAGAGGGAAGTAGAACTGCAAGGCATGAAGAACCAGTGTGAGCAGCTAAGAGCAGAAGCTGAAAGACATAGACAGAAAGCAGAGACTCTTGAGGTAGAAAAGCTCAGCGCTGAAAATACATGCCTCCAACAGACAAAGCTTATTGAATCCCTCACCTCGGAAAAGGAGTCAGTGGAAAAACACCAACTACAGCAGGCAGCTTCTCGGGAGAAGGAGGCAAAAGAGCTGGCCTCCAGGCTGATCATAAGTGAAGAGCAGCTGCAGGTCAACCGAGATGAGGTGTCTAGGCTGCAAGCAGAAGTCCTTGACCTGCGAGTCAAGCTTCAACAGACCACTGATGAGAGAGAGCAGGTGAAAAGTGAGCTGGCGATCACCGAGACCAGCTTAGGGGAGCAGAAAGTGCTTGTCCAGCAGCTGAAAGAGCAAACTGAATCCCTCAACAGAAACCACGTGCAAGAATTGatgcaaagcaaagaaagagaagaagtaCTGAAAAAAGAGCAGGAGACAGTAGCCCATCAAAAAGCTGAGCTGGAGAGTAATTTGCTGAACCTGCAGGAAGAGCTCTTTAAGGTTAAGCAGTACTTGGACGTTGCTagaatggaaaatgaagaaaacaaagatctCCTCCACAGGACCAACACGGATATGGCTGAACTCGGTATTCAGATTTGTGCCTTGACCTCTGAAAAGGTGCTTGCAGAAGAGCAATTAGCTGAGGCCACAAAGAGGCTCAAAGAACTGGAagaacaggcagcagcacaacAGGAGAGGCTGAAGCATGACATCTCTGATCTCAGACAGGAGAACAAGAGCCTGCAAGAGAAACTAGAGGAGGCTCAGACACATGCCGCAGCTGTCCCAAGTCTGCAAACACAGCTGGAGACAGCAAAGAAACAAGCACAGAGTTTCCAGGAGACCAGCCAAGAAGAGCTGTCTACAATGAAATTTCAAATGAGCACAGAAATTCTAAGTTATCAGACAAAATTCAAG GCTGCCAGTGAAGAATGTGAGAAAGTAAGAGAGCAACTTGAGGAGCAGAAGCGACAACAGCATGCTGCAGAGGAAGAGATTGCAGATTTACAA GCTGAGAACACAAGTTTGTCTAGAAAACTGGATGAAGTAAGAGAGCAGCTGTCTGAATCAGAATCTGCCCGGCttcagaaggaagaagaggtgACATCTCTGAGAGAGCTCTTGGAAAG GACCCAAAAGGAAGCTGATGAAGCAAGAGAGCAGGCCCTGGACTACAGTGAGAAGCTCAGCAAGGTGGCAGCAGACAAAGACAGCAGTGACCAGAAATTGTTTGCTGAGCTGGACGACCTGACAAGAACAAAACAGTTCCTTGAAGAACGCTTAATAGAACTTATCAG AGATAAGGATGCTTTGTGGCAAAAATCAGATGCTCTCGAGTTCCAGCAGAAGCTTAGTGCAGAGCAAAGGTGGCAGGGGGACACAGAGGTTAACCATTGCCTGGACTGCCAGAGAGAATTCTCATGGATGGTGCGTCGACACCACTGCAG AATGTGTGGTCGCATTTTCTGCTACTATTGCTGCAACAACTACATGGTGACAAAACCTGGTGGGAAGAAGGAGCGTTGCTGCAGAGCTTGCTTTAGTAAGCCCAGAGTGATCGTGGACAATACAGATGACTCTGGATCCAGTGTCAACCAGGAAGGATCCCCAGGTTCATTGGAATCACCACTGTCGCCCGAAGAGAGGGCTTTTG TTGCAAGTGAAGCCTCTAAACCACCAGACGATGCAGCGTTTGATATAATCACGGATGAGGAGTTGTGCCAAGTACAAGAATCAGACTCACTCCACAGTGAAAGTCAGATGGAGAGAGACTCTCTGGATCAAAGCGTGACAGATCT aaatggcTGGGACTTCCTAAGTACCTATGTGCAGGACACCCACCGCGGGATATCTGCAGTTCTGTCCACTCTATTTCATCAGCTGTCTGCACGACACTTTCTCATCCTCAA CCGTGTAATTCATAGTCGGTGCTACTCCGGTGTGTTCTCAGAGCAGGCACACTTTTTGAG AAACAGCACGTGCAATTCTTCGACCTATGATGAATCAGAAGAGTGGCAAGTTGCTCAAGATGCTGAGATAAGCTTGTTGAAGTCAGGAGAAATCAT GATCAAGCTGCCCCTTACAGTGGAGGAGATCTTGAATTTTGGGGAAGGCAACAGGGAGCTGTTCATTAAATCCAGCACTTACAGTATCATTCCCATCACCGTTACAGAGATGGGGCTAACAATAAGCTGGGTATTTTCTTCAGACCCTAAAAGCATCTCCTTCAGCGTTGTCTACCAAGAATCAGAAGACACACCACTGGATCAGTGCAAA GTTCTTATTCCAATGACCCGCTGCAATTCTCATAAGGAAACTATCAGAGGACAGGTGAAAGTTCGAAACTCCGGAATCTACACACTGATATTTGACAACACATTCTCCAG ATTTATCTCAAAAAGAGTGTTTTATCACTTGACTATTGAGCGACCTGTCATCTATGATGGAAGTGATTTTCCATAG